A genomic stretch from bacterium includes:
- the glmM gene encoding phosphoglucosamine mutase, whose product MVLRISVSGIRGVIGDGLDAVVAARWAAALGAWLPPGPVVVGRDTRPSGPMLLRAVESALVSTGHDVVDIGVASTPTTEMAVQESNAVGGVIITASHNPQPWNALKLLDGDGLFLTAADNDALLEHLEAQDGHVAWDRLGRVSGREGAERRHLEAILALPWLDRDRIAARGFKVAVDAVEGAGGRIVPALLESLGVACVPLHCGLSGIFPHPPEPTPAHLAELGEAVLSSGADLGFAVDPDVDRLVMVDGTGKLLSEELTLAVAVDFLLGREPGPVVVNLSTTGLIEILAEKHGQSASRTPVGEANVVAEMLASGAVIGGEGNGGVIYPALHPGRDALVGIAMVLQHLADTGQGLDAIVAGYPPVAMIKDKFDQVSPFATDTIKERLQTLGEGDIDDSDGVRWSGACGWVHMRPSNTEPIVRVIAEASTEEAARDLVARALPLCR is encoded by the coding sequence GTGGTCCTGCGCATAAGTGTTTCCGGCATACGCGGCGTGATCGGCGACGGCCTGGACGCGGTGGTCGCCGCGCGCTGGGCGGCGGCCCTCGGCGCCTGGTTGCCGCCCGGTCCGGTCGTGGTGGGGCGCGATACGCGTCCCTCCGGCCCCATGCTGCTCCGCGCCGTCGAGTCAGCCCTGGTTTCCACCGGCCACGACGTCGTGGACATCGGCGTGGCCAGCACGCCGACGACCGAGATGGCGGTCCAGGAATCCAACGCCGTCGGCGGCGTGATCATCACCGCCAGCCACAACCCCCAGCCCTGGAACGCGCTCAAGCTGCTCGACGGCGACGGTCTCTTCCTGACCGCCGCCGATAACGATGCCCTGCTGGAACATCTCGAGGCCCAGGACGGCCACGTGGCCTGGGACCGCCTCGGTCGGGTCTCGGGCCGCGAGGGGGCGGAGCGCCGGCACCTGGAGGCCATCCTGGCCCTGCCCTGGCTTGACCGGGACCGGATCGCGGCCCGCGGTTTCAAGGTGGCCGTGGATGCCGTGGAAGGCGCCGGCGGCCGCATCGTGCCCGCCCTGCTCGAGTCTCTCGGCGTGGCCTGCGTGCCACTGCATTGCGGTCTGTCGGGCATCTTCCCCCATCCGCCGGAACCGACCCCGGCGCACCTGGCCGAGCTGGGCGAGGCCGTGCTGTCGTCGGGCGCGGACCTCGGTTTCGCGGTGGATCCCGACGTGGACCGGCTCGTGATGGTCGACGGCACGGGCAAGCTGCTGAGCGAGGAGCTGACCCTCGCGGTGGCCGTGGATTTCCTGCTGGGCCGCGAACCGGGGCCGGTCGTGGTCAACCTGTCCACCACCGGCCTGATCGAGATCCTGGCCGAGAAGCACGGGCAGTCGGCGAGCCGCACCCCGGTGGGCGAGGCCAACGTCGTGGCCGAGATGCTCGCCAGCGGGGCGGTGATCGGCGGCGAGGGCAACGGCGGCGTGATCTATCCCGCCTTGCATCCCGGCCGCGACGCGCTGGTGGGCATCGCCATGGTTCTGCAGCACCTGGCCGACACCGGCCAGGGACTCGACGCCATCGTGGCCGGCTATCCGCCGGTGGCCATGATCAAGGACAAGTTCGATCAAGTCAGCCCCTTCGCGACCGATACGATAAAGGAACGATTGCAAACGCTCGGCGAAGGCGATATCGACGACAGCGACGGCGTGCGCTGGAGCGGTGCCTGCGGCTGGGTGCACATGCGCCCCTCCAACACCGAGCCCATAGTCCGGGTCATCGCCGAGGCGTCGACGGAGGAAGCCGCCCGCGACCTCGTCGCCAGGGCGCTGCCGCTCTGCAGGTGA